The genomic DNA TTGAGTTTTACAATTTAATATGAAACCTTAATCTGtgtctcccttttcttctctctccacctccctatCTGTAGCTCTTTTTCAACAAGTCCCCAACCCCCCCCTCCCCCGTCAGACTCTGAAGTGTCACTCACTGTGTTTTTTATGCTTCCAATAGTTTCCAAAACAAACAGTGGAGGCAGTGACCGGCTGGGTATTCACTGGATGCAACAGTAACTCCCAATCCGAGCAACCTGAGCCGCAATTGGCGGCAGGTCTGCTCCCTAAAAGGCCGGCGCTTGCCAATCTCTGTGCTCTGCCAGGTTCTGGAATCAGGGATTTGAGACTAATGGTCTGCACATGTCCACTGGGAGGAAGGGAGACTAGACTCTGAAGGACATATACACTAGTTTGATCTTCCTCTCCTTTCATTTTGTCTattcaaacaaaaaatgtatatataaaaattacacacagacgcacaggcacacacaattattttctttgaatacagatacagaaattgttttttacagatttgggttttgggttttgggttttttttttttttttttcccccccgctttccctccttcctttacCCTCTGTGCCCTCCATCtgtctctcccctccttccctaaCCCAGTTCAGGTTGAAACTTTGCTGCAAAGAATCCCTTCGCCCCCTCCAGGGATGGCTCTGAGCTCTCGGGCGCATGCCTTCTCCGTGGAAGCCTTAGTGGGGAGACCCAGCAAAAGAAACCTCCAAGAGGgcggagaggaagaggaggagagaaggagaagcgCTGCAGGGAAAAGCGAGCAGCCGGGTAAGTACTCCCATTGCCCTGAGCCAGTTGCCCGAGCTTACTGGATCCGCATCTCTCCCGCTGGCTCGCGTCCTGTCTCAGCCATCAGCCACGTTAGGGGCCGGCGGGACACCTCGACCACCTGGTGGTGTAGGAGAAGTTTCAGAGCCTCCGAATCCCTCCGGGAGTACAGCAGTTTCTTTGCGGTAAAGGGTAGCGACCCTACATGATTGTGAAGTGAGTCTCTCCTACATCCTCCTCCTACCTCTTTGAAAGGTCTCAGAACCAGCGGGTGGCTGTTGTATCCCGGGATGGGAAGCCTGGCGAGTTCCCAAATCCCGAGGGGATCCAGTCTCAGTTATAAACGTCTCCAGGAGAGTGAGGATTGGCAAATctaaaaaaaagggagggggggcCTGCACTTTTCAAGGCCGCTCTCTCTCCATTCACAGGCCATAGAGGTTATTACGCGGAGCTTGGGGAATCTGCCGCCAAAGTTCCTGGGGAAGGGACAAGGCCTGTCTGCTTCAAGATAGGCAGCAGCGAGAAGTGGGCATGTGAACTGTCATGCTCTCTCAAACCCTGAGCGCGTTTCTCTGTCCAGCAGAAAAACAGCCTAAGACAGAGCCCTCAACAACTGCTTCCTCTGCCTGCGGCAGCGACAATGACAATGGCAACAGCCCTGAAAGTCTGGAAGAGAAAGATATTCAAATGGAGCTTCAAGGATCTGAATTGTGGAAGAAATTCCATGACATCGGGACTGAGATGATCATTACTAAAGCGGGCAGGTTCGGTTCTGCCCAAGATGTTTACAAGGGTCGCACACATTAGGCACTTAATTTACCGCTCTGGTAAGATGTGGAGTCTCCAGTTTTTTGCTCTGGCAGTCCTCCGTCCCGTTTCCCAAACTCCATGGCATACGTTAGAAAGCCCTGGCCCCTCAATTAATAGGGCTAGGACTTACCTGGCCCCATGTTGGTGGCTCATTCTTCCTTCTTTGTATACTGTGACTCCAATAACTCACCTCCCCATCTCTTGCCTGCATAATATGAGACAAAAATCAGATTTTGGTCTCAGACTGTGGCCAGACCTCTCACATAGGGCTTGCAACATACTCATGGACAATATGCCATGTTACAGTTCCTCCAGCCCGCCAGCCTTGGCCCAGGCTATTTTGAGGTGAGCCATTCCCATAGCCACTTTTTGGCATGGGACAGCCACTTCACTGCAGCTGGTTACTTGGTGAGTCTTATTAATTTCAGCCTTCTACAAATCTGCCTCACAGAAAGTATTCTTGAAAAGGAGGTTGGGACACAGCtttttctttcatactttttcttctgtaagCTTTTTATTATGTTTGGGGAGGGACATGAACAAAGCCTTGTGGTAATAATATTCTGCTCCCCCTAGAAATTCCGTAGTTGTTCAACCGAGTACACAACCAACAATCTTTCCTCATGCAGGAAATACTATTCTTTGAACTTATTTTGAAATGGGAAGAGTATTGTGAGTCCCTTCACTTTTCACTGCAGTCAACATTTGTCAAGAACCACTCCCTCTTCCAAACATTTCTGAAAGCTCTTGAGTCagtccttattttctttcttacaggCGGATGTTCCCCCCTGTTCGGGTCAAGGTGAAAGGGTTGGATCCCGGGAAGCAGTACTATATGGTCATCGATGTGGTGCCAGTGGATTCCAAACGCTATAAGTAATGGGCCCCATAGGATGGTACCCATGCCCAGGCTAGGGCGAAGGATTTCGACTTTCAGACCTGCAACCTGACAGCAGGACTTTGAAAATTCTAGCAccagggggtggggtggagaatTGCCCTCCTGTGGGCTTTGGGAGTTGAATTTTCTTATTCAAATTGGGGTTCCCAGTGAAAGAAGAGCAGGCTTCTACCTCTCTCTGCCTGTATCCCCTCTTGGAATGCAGTGAATGCAGGACACTAATTGagcttcaaatgtaccccaagcCTCTCCCTACCCGCTGCTGCTCTGGCCTTGGTTGTGTAAGCTGAAGAGGGTGTGGGCTCTGGAGACCAGAAGGGAAGCAGATTAAAGGAATTGGGGGAGAAATCCCCAGGCTTTATGGGGTGCTGGCCTTCTGAGGACACGCTGGGCTCTGAGTGTTCCTGCTTTGGCAGCAGGAGCCCAGAAGGATGACAGATTTGCCACTCAAGATCAATCAAGCAGTTCCTGTGTCTAGGCCTGtctttttattcatgtttaaCCTTTCCCCTGAAGCAATGTCTGGGTCTTAATGGGTACAAGTATCCTTTTCCCTTTATTTAAGCCCTCAAATTACAGCAGATTGAAAGTGGCCCAATTGTTCCAAAGCCAAAAAGCCTTTCTGGGATATAACCTAGAAACACCAGGTTGCCATGACTTTGACTCAGGGGCTTGGGGTCCAGTTCAGGGTTGGAGGGGTTGAGGAGGTGAGAGCTGTTTACACTAGGACTGTGAACATTTGACCAAGAGGTGGGTCCCTGGTCCTCCAAGGAGAGAGCCCACCTCAAATCCAGGGCTAGTTTTGAAAACAAGGAAAAGTTCAACTCAGAGGACTGCTGGGGCTGCAGCATGGAAACTGCAGAAAAAGCTGTTTGCTTCTCAAGTTGCAGCTGGCTTGGGAACAGGAGCAAAACTGGGAAGTTGAGATTGGAAACAATGTTATCAGCTGGAGGCTGCACAGGGGTGTGTTCCTaagggatttcttttctttctttttttctttctttttttttccccggagctggagtctcactgtgttacccaggctggagtgcagtggtacattctcagctcactgcaacctctgcctcccaggttcaagccgttcaacagcctcagcctcccgagtagctggggctacaggagtgtgccaccacacccagctgatttttttttttttttttttggtatgttttagagacaagatttcgccatgttgaccaggatggtcttgatctcttgacctcgtgatccgtccccctcagcctcccaatattctgggattataggctcaagccactgcacctgacccttaAGGGTTTTCTTAATGTGAAGCCTTATTGACAAAAGGGCTTCCACAAGGACTGGTGGCAGTGGGCTAGACAGAAATCCTTGTCAGCCCTCCACTTCTTCCCAGACTCTTCACACCCAAAGCTAGTGGATTTCTCCATTCTCTCTGTGAGATAAAATGAGTTAGATCAATTTCTGTTGTGGTTTCTATAAGAAAATACAAACCAGACTTAGAAATCTCATGACATTTTACTTGTCCTGCACTTCATTGCATTTTTATGACATATGCTTATTTACAGTTTATATCTTGCCCCTAAATGTTTGTTAGAAATTAAGTTGAAACTTCTGCTTACTTGCCCTTGGGATCACAAAGCTAATCTGGAGCAAGGTCTTTAGGAACAGAACTCAACAGCTCCCAGTTTTGGCCTGCTGCACCTAATGCCACAGCCTGTGCCTTTTCAGGTATGCGTATCACAGCTCACAGTGGATTGTAGCCGGGAATACAGACCATTTGTGCATCACTCCTAGATTCTATGTTCACCCGGACTCACCCTGCTCAGGAGAGACCTGGATGCGGCAGATCATCTGCTTTGATCGCATGAAACTCACCAACAATGAATTGGATGACAAAGGCCATGTACGTGAGCACAATCCTTTACCCTGACAGGGGAGGTGCCAAGGCTCCTGCCCACTGGTCACTTTGAAGAGGCCAAGGAGGCTTTTCACAGATACACATGTTGTGTTCTTTAGGAACTGTCCAAGCCCTGCACTTGTAAGTAAAGTAGACAACCTAGGGCTCCTGAAATGTTTGTTTGGCATCTGAGAGTGCTGGCAATTGGGGATGGTGAATCTAGGGAGTTTGAGGACAAAAAGAGACCTGTTTAAGCCAGAATGCCTGgtctggaagaggaggaggaaaccaTTCAGAGAACTCTCAGAAACCTTGGCCTCCTTGGCAATCACTGTGATCTCTGTGATTGCCTTCCTACAGTCCACGCAGTTGGACGGGCACCTAGTGTGTGGTATGGTGTGCTGGAGGGATACAAGTGGTGGCTCAGAATGCAGCCTGGAAATCTCTCCAACAACCTACCCCCATTGGTATTATTGATCTTGCGCATTCTTCCTAGGTGCACCCCTGCTTTTGCCCTCTCCAGTCTGGCTCTGTGCCAGCTACAAAAGGAAAGAGGGGAGCTCCCAAGATTAGGAGGTAGGGTATGTCAGAAGGTTGCCCACCATGTCCAAGCCCATCAGTTACTGCCAAGGGAACCTGTAGCAGGCTATCAGATCCCAGTACCACTTCTACACCCAATGGTTGCCAATGTTTGAAGAATGAAAGGGCCCCAATCTGGAAATGGAATCATTGCCGCTGAGATGTCTTTCTCTGGAGATGTTTTTAGCCTTGAGGGCCTCTGTTGAAGTCCAAATGGTACAACAAAGGCCGTTGTGTGTAGCTACTTGAGCCTCATCGTTGCCtttttgtgtgcatgtggtgCAGTTGATCAGGAGAGGGCACTAGAATTGGGGACTGGAAGCCAGTTTTTCTGACAGCATCGATCATTTCTCCTCCAGATCATTCTGCAATCCATGCATAAGTACAAACCCCGAGTGCATGTGATGGAGCAAGACAGCAGTGTTGACCTGTCCCAGATTCAGTGCTTGTCCACTGAAAGGGTTAAAACATTCTCCTTTAAAGTAACTGAGTTCATCACAGTAACGGCTTACCAAAACCAACAGGTAAAGCTGGTCATGTCTAAGGCAAATGGGAATGACTCTGGAGGGATCTTGGGATAGCAAAATAGACGCTAACTGCAATCAATTTCATTTTCcacaattctaaataaaattcaTAGTGTTATTGCTTTGTCATCCATGCAAGTTCGATAATGAATTGTGTAAATCTTAGGTGAGAAGGCAACACCAGAATGTAATTCATACAAGTGttgggcgcggtgtctcacacctgtaatcccagcacattgggaggccgaagcgggcggatcatgaggtcagaagtttgagaccagcctggccaatgtggtgaaacacagtctcaactgaaaaatacaaaaattagccgggcgtggtggggcatgcctgtagtcccagttactcaggacgttgaggcaggagaatccctgtaacccgggaggcagagtttgctgtgagccgagatcgtcccactgcactccagcctgggtgacagagagatacttcgtccctcaaaaaacaaacaaacaaaaattaatgattCACAAATAGAAGGTAACCATTTCAAATTTGACTTGCAATAtagtcatatttatttaaattgtcatATTACATATTGCAATGTCTTTTCTGGTGGTTGCAACCATGATAAACAATGGTGACAGTGTTCTTACCGAAAGGAATgactttatctttctctctctattgAATCCATAGATCACTAAACTAAAAATAGACAGAAATCCTTTTGCTAAAGGATTTAGAGATCCTGGAAGAAACAGGTAAGTAGCATCACAATTACATCTAATGTTTATGTAGGTAGCTATTTTCACAAGCATTAAGGATAAGAAAACTGGCTAAGAGACTCAAAAGCTCTAAGTTTTGTAATTAGTAGGTAGTAGAAAAGGAACCCAGATGTTTTGTGTCCAAAATGTTACTTCCTCCCACTCCCTTGCTACTCACTATTAAGATCTTGCTTATTTTTGAAGTCTAGGTTTGACTGAATTTTATTCATAAGTCTAtctatataaaagagaaatatttaaaatagttacatCTTAAAGACATAGCAAAATAACTCAAAATCAttattttcagaaactgcattctGGGGATACTGAAAGTTGACTCTCTTTTTTAGGGGTCTACTGGATGGGCTTTTAGACACCTACCCATGGAGGCCTTCTTTCACTCTCAATTATAAAATCTTTGGCACAGACACACAAAGTAAGAAAACTTggaacatttgttttatttttacatattaattaAATAACAACATCCATAACCCTTGTAACAAATACTACACAAAGGGATAAGTACGTGCCAGAAAATGTGTACTTACAGGTAAGTGGGTGTACATTTGCTTGAATGACAAGGTAAGAGGAATAAAGGGAGAGAAGCTAGCATGAAGGAAGAGAGTAGAAATGTGATAATTGTGGACTTATTGACATATGTTAATAAGTTATCTTATACCCTGTGATTTTCAGGTTTCATCTGGATTCTCCAGCCTCTCACTGTGTCACATTCTGTAGGATATGCCTATGGTGCATTTGTAGCCTGATTTGCAAACGTGTTAGCTATTGATACGAATAGTTTATGTTTTATGAGAACCTTTCAGCACACATTAAAATGACTTTCATTAAATTCATTTAGCtctaattttcctcttttttttttgttcatggggaaagtaaatgtttaaaataatactaagTCCTCACAATTTAATTGCcacaagcatttaaaaatatgtgtaagatATTTATTCTCAGATGGTATATTACATGactaaataatgataataatcaaATAATGTAGGTTTTCTGTTGGAAGAATGCCTTAATTTGCTctgataattaataataatttttatttgaaaatgacatggaattttttttatccCTTTGTCCATGAAACTTGCTTGTCTTTGACCATTAATTTAAGGTTACAATTACCAAGCAAAATCAACATTATAGTTAGGCTGAGTTTTACATGATGCCTTATCAACTAACTAACTGAAAGGGGAAGAAGTGAAGTCTTATCGTTTGGTGAAATATTTCACTGGAATGACTGTATTGATGTGGTTTAGGGAGTTGCTTGAAAAAATGTAAACACTTCTTTTACAGTGTCAATTTAAATAATAGCATCTAAGaagcatacttttaaaatatcaaagtcAAAACAGTATGcgttaataaagaaaaagttaaaaatattccttaaataataaaagtacatagttttcttaattatttaagaGATCCAGAATGCTCTCAAATTGCAAATAAATGAGTTACTAGTTtagtattgaatttttaaaatcaatacacATTGGTCAGAgaaatttttacatcaatgtgCCTTCTGACAGAGCAATTTTAAGAAACCAATGTACACAAAATCTATACATTCTGTCTATAAATTAAATCAATATAATCCCAACCAATCGATTTGttcatcttaactaattttagtaatttttaaggttttaaaataataaaactagttTGTGTTTTTAAGCTATAATTGACTCTGAGTCATAATTAGACTTCTTTGTAATTCTTTGGACAAATGTGATTCAAAAACTAAGTGCCTAGCACAATATTTGAGCAAATGAATGCTTAATACATGATACATGGTAGCAGTGCTAAAAGTAATAGTGGTAGTAGCATAGATCAGTGTTCCCCAAACTTTTGGCGCCAGGAAAAACGATTTTTGTGAAAGACGATTATTCCACAAATGGTGAAGTTTGggaggggatggtttcaggataaaTCTGTTCCACTgcagatcattaggcattagttAGATTATCATTAAGGAGCACTCAGCCTAGATCCCACAcgtgcacagttcacaacaggatTTGCGCTccaatgagaatctaatgctgccactgatctgacaggaggcagagctcaggcatcAGTTAATGCTCACTGGCCAGCTGTTCATCTGCTGTGCAGCCAGATTCCTAACAGGTTACAAACCTGTACCAGTGGGTAACCCAGGCGTTAGGGATCCCCGGTATAGATACTATATTCAGCTTTGGTCAGAAGAATGAGCATGTCCTTTCTCAAAGAAGCTAAAAGAGCTGTGAACTTACAAGGAAATTTAATCTAAGGATGAAGCAAGGATAGTGATGGAAATTATTAGTAATATAGCAGGAATATCAAACATCAAGTTCATTATTCATTGAGTGAATTGTCATTCACAggtggaagcagtggctcatctCCAGTGGCCTCTAGTGGAGGGACCCCCTCTCCTTTGAACTCCTTACTTTATCCACCTTGCTTTTCACCTATGTTTCATTTACCTACAAGCTCTCTTGGAATGCCCTTGGACAATGTCAACCTGCCTCTTTGCTGCAAGAgttgtccaactaatttttggcAACAGCAACCTCTTGTTTTACCTGCTCCTGAAAGACTGGCAAGCAGCAACAGTTCTCAGACTTTTGCCCCACTCATGATGCAAGTGCCTGTGTTATCTTCCCTGGGGGTCACCAATTCTAAAAGTGATTCATCTGCAGACTCCAGTGATCAGGGTCTACAAGCACCTATTTCTACCGGTCAAATGTTAtatggattacaggcacctggaaGTATTTTTCTGCCAAGCCCCATCACCCAGGAAGCACTTGGTTGCTCCTTTCATCCTTCCTATGGCTTTTATGGACAGAATTCCTTATGCCATCTAGACTGATAAATGCTTCCAACCATCTTAAAGTGAATGACAACAGTCAAGTTTCTTTTAGAGAAGGCAAATGTAATGATGTTTGTTGGTATCCAGCAATTAACCATTACCTTTAGTGAAACAATATCATTTCTATAACAGTTACATGtaagaaaatactttctttacTTGTAGCCAAAGAAACTTCAACAGCTATTGGGCTTAAAAAGCATCATTACAATATGGTATTTCTTTGTTATGCATTTAAAGATTTAAAGTGCcttatcaaataaatattcatgagctGTTTATAAGGTCAAATGTAACCAGTAGGAATCTCTGATTACAGTGGCCTTGAGCTTCAAAATGAGAtatgcaataaatattatttgatgaCATTCCACCAGTGAAAATTGATGCAAAGTGATGGGATTTTCAATTAAGTGAAGCTAGTTTACCATGATAACTGCATTTTACACGTTGACAATCACCAGAAGAAGGTGGATGTCATTCCTATGAAAGCGGTGAAACAATTTCAGTTTTAACCATGAAGATCGGCCTTAGTGTAATTATCTAGTAGTtgtagaagaaaatttaattatttgtttgctttatatCTTTATACTTTGCTGTTGAATAAACTACTAATCTCACTTTATGATGCAAATAAGAACACAAATTTtcaagtattatattttatttatctttgcagcCTAAAGACCATTTAATCTTGAAGAAACACAATgatcaaataaaaagtaaaacactcTAAAtaagtttgcttttattttcttttatttttggataatTCCCTGATAAAACTTGTTCCCTTATTCCTTTAACACACCTGGTATTTTATACACTGTTAGCCAAAATATATTGTTATAGTTTTCTAAGAAGATAAAGATATAATTATAAGAAAGAGAATACATTTGAAtccataaatatgaaaatatcattaTTCTGGTATGATTTAACTCCACTCTTGTGTGTCAGTCATAGTAAATTAAACTAG from Saimiri boliviensis isolate mSaiBol1 chromosome X, mSaiBol1.pri, whole genome shotgun sequence includes the following:
- the TBX22 gene encoding LOW QUALITY PROTEIN: T-box transcription factor TBX22 (The sequence of the model RefSeq protein was modified relative to this genomic sequence to represent the inferred CDS: inserted 1 base in 1 codon), translated to MALSSRAHAFSVEALVGRPSKRNLQEGGEEEEERRRSAAGKSEQPEKQPKTEPSTTASSACGSDNDNGNSPESLEEKDIQMELQGSELWKKFHDIGTEMIITKAGRRMFPPVRVKVKGLDPGKQYYMVIDVVPVDSKRYKYAYHSSQWIVAGNTDHLCITPRFYVHPDSPCSGETWMRQIICFDRMKLTNNELDDKGHIILQSMHKYKPRVHVMEQDSSVDLSQIQCLSTERVKTFSFKVTEFITVTAYQNQQITKLKIDRNPFAKGFRDPGRNRGLLDGLLDTYPWRPSFTLNYKIFGTDTQSGSSGSSPVASSGGTPSPLNSLLYPPCFSPMFHLPTSSLGMPLDNVNLPLCCKSCPTNFWQQQPLVLPAPERLASSNSSQTFAPLMMQVPVLSSLGVTNSKSDSSADSSDQGLQAPISTGQMLYGLQAPGSIFLPSPITQEALGCSFHPSYGFYXTEFLMPSRLINASNHLKVNDNSQVSFREGKCNDVCWYPAINHYL